In the genome of Salinigranum halophilum, the window TGCCCCGCGCGCCAGACGCCGTCTTCGCCGCCATCCCGCACGTCAACGCCGTCATCAGCACGGTCGCCATCGGTACCATCCTCCTCGGCGTTCGCGCCATCAGACGCGGCGACTGGCAGCGTCACCGCGCGTTCATGCTCGCCACGCTCGTCCTCTTCGTCGGCTTCCTCGCGCTGTACCTCTACAAGGTCAGTATGCAGGGTCCGGCGCCGTTCCCCGGTCCCGACGCCGTCTACCAGTTCGTCTACCTCCCGACGCTCGCGATACACATCGTCCTCGCCATCGTCTGTCTCCCCCTCGTCTACTACGTCGCCCTCCTCGCGCTCACGCGGTCCGTGTCCGAACTCCGGGGGACGACGCACGCGCGGTTCGGCCGGGTCGCGGCGGCGCTGTGGCTCGTCTCGTTCGTCCTCGGCAACGTCGTGTACGCACTCTTGTATCTCATCTACTGACCGGTCGGCGCGCGACCGTGATTCCCACGCGCTGAAAACCGTCGGTACGTGTTCGTCCCTTCCAGCGGTAGCAGCGCTCATGTCCGACGGTGAGACCACTCGCTCACGGGGAGACGAACCACGACACGACGGCATCGACGAGTGGGAGGTGTTCCTCCGAACCGAACCCACCGACCCGCTCTGTCACGCCGGGAGCGTGACCGCACCGACCGCCGACGCGGCACACGAACACGCCGGAGCCCTGTTCGCCGACGCCGAGAGCATCTGGCTCTGCCCGACCCACGAGGTCGCCCGGTTCACGACGCGGGCACTGGATGCGAACACCGACGACCGCGACACGGAACGTGCGGCCGACGCCGACCGGTCGCCGGAGGTCAGGTCATGATCTCGGTCAGCAAACTGCTCTGCGGTGGGGTCGCCGAGGGAGACGGTCTCCGGTACGATGCGGCGGACGAGGCCGACGTCGAGCAGATCCGCGAGGAACGACAACAGCGCCCCGTCGTCGTGTGG includes:
- a CDS encoding Htur_1727 family rSAM-partnered candidate RiPP; translated protein: MSDGETTRSRGDEPRHDGIDEWEVFLRTEPTDPLCHAGSVTAPTADAAHEHAGALFADAESIWLCPTHEVARFTTRALDANTDDRDTERAADADRSPEVRS
- a CDS encoding DUF420 domain-containing protein, with amino-acid sequence MELRARARGHVRGLTALLTVVSLVLVFGAALGAVPRSVLPRAPDAVFAAIPHVNAVISTVAIGTILLGVRAIRRGDWQRHRAFMLATLVLFVGFLALYLYKVSMQGPAPFPGPDAVYQFVYLPTLAIHIVLAIVCLPLVYYVALLALTRSVSELRGTTHARFGRVAAALWLVSFVLGNVVYALLYLIY